One genomic segment of Candidatus Eremiobacterota bacterium includes these proteins:
- a CDS encoding CopG family antitoxin, whose protein sequence is MGKAKIPKFKTEEEEREYWLTHSTAEAWDVAKEVEEPIVDARPRKELISLRIDPKLRELVKAVAKKKGIGYQTLIQMWIKEKADQEIPSLNSQKRKKVS, encoded by the coding sequence ATGGGCAAAGCAAAGATTCCAAAATTCAAAACTGAAGAAGAAGAGAGAGAATACTGGCTTACACATAGTACGGCTGAAGCATGGGATGTAGCAAAGGAAGTAGAAGAGCCAATAGTAGATGCGCGGCCGAGAAAAGAACTCATTTCGTTAAGAATAGATCCCAAATTAAGAGAATTAGTGAAAGCAGTCGCGAAGAAAAAGGGGATAGGCTATCAGACTTTAATCCAAATGTGGATCAAAGAAAAGGCGGATCAAGAAATCCCCAGCTTAAATTCACAAAAAAGAAAAAAGGTATCATAA
- a CDS encoding BrnT family toxin, with protein sequence MQIRDFEWDEGNELKNYSKHGVTSAEAEEAFFNANSYRKIGQRYILYGITDAGKHLAIVFICKPGGKVRVIMAREMDDSEKHRFKKAKKGGGK encoded by the coding sequence ATGCAGATAAGAGATTTTGAATGGGACGAAGGAAATGAACTCAAGAATTATTCTAAACACGGCGTTACCAGCGCAGAAGCCGAAGAGGCCTTTTTCAATGCCAATAGTTATAGGAAAATTGGCCAACGATATATTTTATATGGCATCACAGACGCGGGCAAACATCTTGCGATTGTCTTTATTTGCAAACCAGGAGGCAAAGTAAGAGTAATTATGGCAAGAGAGATGGACGATAGTGAAAAACATCGCTTTAAGAAAGCAAAAAAAGGGGGAGGGAAATAA
- the rho gene encoding transcription termination factor Rho encodes MENVVESIADLDNLTKVELSEVAKELGVTGYQRLKKQELVYKILEVKAEKQGLLFATGILEILPEGYGFLRGRSYLPGNNDIYVSMSQIKRFDLRMGDTVSGQVRPPKNGEKYYGLLKVQAVNNMDPELARKRPHFGDLTPIFPNERFNLETKQDDIATRIIDILSPIGKGQRGLIVAPPKAGKTILLKQIANGITTNFPDVVLIALLVDERPEEVTDMERSIEGEVVSSTFDEPPEQHAHVTELVLEKAKRIVEMGKDLVILLDSITRLARAYNLITPPTGRTLSGGLDTAALKMPKRFLGAARNLENAGSLTIIATALIETGSKMDDVIFEEFKATGNMELDLTRRLAERRIFPAIDIKKSGTRHEELLIPEDDLKKCWVLRRALDMFGTEEMTEILIERMRKTKTNRDFLATITKEALSFTKDI; translated from the coding sequence ATGGAAAACGTGGTGGAAAGCATAGCCGATCTTGACAACCTCACGAAGGTCGAACTTTCTGAAGTGGCAAAGGAGCTCGGGGTCACGGGCTACCAGCGGCTGAAAAAGCAGGAGCTTGTCTATAAGATCCTGGAGGTGAAGGCAGAAAAACAGGGTCTTCTTTTTGCCACGGGTATCCTGGAGATACTCCCGGAAGGGTACGGGTTCCTGCGCGGGAGGAGCTACCTGCCGGGAAATAACGATATCTACGTCTCCATGTCGCAGATAAAGAGGTTTGACCTGCGTATGGGCGACACTGTGTCGGGGCAGGTGAGGCCACCTAAAAACGGCGAAAAATATTACGGGCTCCTCAAGGTGCAGGCAGTGAACAACATGGATCCGGAGCTTGCAAGAAAACGTCCCCATTTCGGCGATCTCACCCCCATCTTCCCCAACGAGCGCTTTAACCTCGAAACCAAGCAGGATGATATTGCCACGCGCATCATTGATATCCTTTCTCCGATAGGGAAAGGGCAGCGCGGCCTCATCGTGGCCCCGCCCAAGGCAGGAAAAACGATCCTGCTCAAGCAGATCGCAAACGGCATCACCACCAACTTCCCCGATGTAGTCCTCATCGCTCTCCTCGTCGATGAGCGCCCCGAGGAAGTCACAGACATGGAGCGCTCAATTGAAGGCGAGGTGGTGAGCTCCACCTTCGATGAGCCGCCGGAGCAGCATGCCCACGTCACCGAGCTGGTGCTGGAAAAAGCCAAGCGTATCGTGGAGATGGGGAAAGACCTGGTGATTCTGCTGGACAGTATCACCCGCCTTGCCCGTGCCTATAACCTCATCACGCCTCCCACGGGAAGGACCCTCTCGGGCGGCCTTGACACGGCGGCGCTGAAAATGCCCAAGCGCTTTCTCGGCGCGGCGCGGAACCTCGAAAACGCGGGAAGCCTCACTATCATCGCCACAGCTCTCATAGAGACAGGGAGCAAGATGGACGATGTCATTTTTGAAGAATTCAAGGCCACCGGCAACATGGAGCTCGACCTCACCAGGAGGCTCGCCGAGCGCAGGATATTCCCCGCCATTGACATCAAGAAATCCGGAACGCGCCACGAGGAGCTGCTCATCCCCGAGGACGACCTCAAGAAATGCTGGGTTCTCAGGAGAGCCCTTGACATGTTCGGCACCGAGGAGATGACTGAAATCCTCATCGAGAGGATGAGGAAAACGAAAACCAACAGGGATTTCCTTGCCACCATCACCAAGGAAGCGCTCTCCTTCACGAAAGACATATAG
- a CDS encoding radical SAM protein: MPLKQQEVLWALQADRQGEICESTSFRAVGRSGTVVREPLAGEVSPAPYGTLFFFLPGRFPLGICQGKTAPLSTKKGAVTAVSLIPPPGYTRTLLPAWNKYSKEALPFYAYSMGALQEGEFRIAAIATENSHRWDPTQYNSPDLKTKIKKKLKAFPRNRLLSHLSHCATEYGCYNAQNIFYDRWEGGIPVAPSCNADCAGCISKKRAKAPPSPQQRIAFVPTAEEITEVAVAHLKNSQAIVSFGQGCEGEPTTQAGLLIRAITLIRERTSRGTININTNGSKPEALREMAKAGLDSIRVSLNSALESRYESFFRPSGFSFATVRETLAMARGEGLFISLNLFIMPGVTDNEEEVEALFRLLREHPPHKIQLRNLNMDPDLYFSTMPAPRGRALTIPGMLELIRKEFPTLTLGNFTPSLRE, translated from the coding sequence GTGCCATTGAAGCAGCAGGAAGTTCTCTGGGCGCTTCAGGCAGATCGCCAGGGGGAGATCTGCGAAAGCACTTCATTCCGCGCAGTAGGCCGCTCAGGCACCGTTGTGCGGGAGCCCCTCGCTGGTGAAGTATCACCCGCACCATACGGGACGCTCTTCTTTTTCCTCCCCGGAAGGTTTCCTCTCGGCATCTGCCAGGGAAAAACCGCCCCCCTCTCCACGAAAAAAGGTGCGGTGACGGCAGTGAGCCTCATACCGCCGCCGGGCTATACAAGGACCCTTCTGCCCGCGTGGAACAAGTATTCCAAGGAAGCGCTCCCTTTCTATGCCTATTCAATGGGTGCCCTTCAAGAAGGGGAGTTCCGTATCGCCGCCATTGCCACCGAGAACTCCCACCGCTGGGATCCCACGCAGTACAACAGCCCCGACCTCAAGACAAAGATAAAGAAGAAACTGAAAGCATTCCCGCGCAACAGGCTCCTGTCCCACCTCTCCCACTGCGCCACTGAATACGGCTGTTACAATGCCCAGAATATCTTTTATGACCGGTGGGAGGGAGGGATTCCTGTCGCACCTTCCTGCAATGCCGACTGCGCAGGGTGCATCTCCAAGAAGAGGGCCAAGGCGCCGCCCTCGCCGCAGCAAAGGATAGCCTTTGTGCCCACCGCAGAGGAGATAACGGAGGTTGCCGTGGCGCACCTGAAGAACAGCCAGGCCATCGTGAGCTTCGGCCAGGGGTGCGAAGGCGAGCCCACGACTCAGGCGGGGCTCCTCATAAGGGCCATAACGCTCATAAGGGAGAGAACCTCAAGGGGAACCATCAATATCAATACCAATGGCTCCAAGCCCGAGGCATTGCGGGAGATGGCGAAAGCAGGGCTTGACAGCATAAGGGTGAGCCTTAACTCGGCACTGGAGAGCCGCTACGAGAGCTTTTTCAGGCCTTCCGGCTTTTCGTTCGCCACCGTCAGGGAGACTCTTGCCATGGCGAGGGGCGAGGGGCTTTTCATTTCTCTCAACCTCTTCATCATGCCGGGAGTCACTGACAACGAAGAGGAGGTCGAAGCCCTCTTCAGGCTCCTCAGGGAGCATCCCCCCCACAAGATACAGCTCAGAAACCTGAATATGGACCCCGATCTCTACTTTTCCACCATGCCGGCGCCCCGGGGCAGGGCCCTCACCATACCGGGCATGCTTGAGCTCATCAGGAAGGAGTTCCCCACGCTCACGCTGGGAAATTTCACTCCCTCTCTGAGAGAGTGA
- a CDS encoding cyclic nucleotide-binding domain-containing protein yields MQHLSIEEVVPGCKVVTFGERVVVFGVPADVVKYFALQKKQFGHIIVLPDRLYERGMTQSVEFPLYKYIFSQGPKERGEKFTIVGMARQVGQISAILQQTVLGPTDEQALTWSTCGEADFVRKVRSYFRQDFTRLGEIVSFVPFGPDGSVEIEGLRIKRTGADRFCVSSGSETLEVDIAHTHVISPPTLYQAPVELIKPMKLGAVVLGTSTGFDPRGDTSNVIIYAKHLGISIDGSPWMGERLNLYGINPGSIGLFVVTHLHDDHSNIFNMMINGYRSSIATTNLIYRSFLVKASSILSIPMEDVEKLVHFIELRPGEKNSWYSNTISCFYTIHPIPTIGVIINGKILISGDTLWGRPLDGLVEKGIIEPSYRDFLMNLPFREGLELILFDGGGGPIHPEPEELAELPDEVRRRMYLTHVAELPPALCSRVNLGMAGQIFSLEATREQLDFEDVLALSESTLMRGAPHDWLRVFCSEGKVIERKAHEVIIDESTGDECFYFLLQGTLKVIRAGEFVARIYSGDYFGEMIFLGSHKRTATIISESCVKILAIPQEVFRCFIQDENVKRSLLRIMQVRPNFFHTTVFNDTPDNFLQEIIIHSRQRFFDKGEVIIREGDIGDHLYLILRGSCTVTKKGHDREILVGTLEKDDIFGEMALLSESKIRSATVTAREPTEVVIISREYFSRIITEVPSVFYNLTIIADERRRKHFVTLSERE; encoded by the coding sequence ATGCAGCATTTATCGATAGAAGAGGTCGTTCCCGGATGCAAGGTAGTCACTTTTGGTGAAAGAGTCGTGGTATTTGGCGTTCCTGCTGACGTGGTCAAGTACTTTGCCCTCCAGAAAAAGCAGTTCGGCCATATCATCGTGCTTCCCGACAGGCTCTATGAGAGGGGGATGACCCAGTCCGTCGAGTTCCCTCTCTACAAGTATATTTTCAGCCAGGGCCCGAAGGAGCGCGGCGAAAAGTTCACCATAGTCGGCATGGCGCGCCAGGTCGGCCAGATATCGGCGATTCTGCAGCAGACCGTGCTGGGCCCGACAGATGAGCAGGCCCTCACCTGGAGCACCTGCGGCGAGGCTGATTTTGTCAGGAAGGTGCGCTCCTATTTCAGGCAGGATTTTACCAGGCTCGGCGAGATCGTGAGCTTTGTACCCTTCGGGCCTGACGGCTCAGTGGAGATTGAAGGGCTCAGGATAAAAAGGACCGGCGCAGATCGCTTCTGTGTCTCCTCAGGCAGTGAAACCCTCGAGGTGGACATCGCCCACACCCATGTCATCTCTCCTCCCACTCTTTATCAGGCTCCCGTGGAGCTCATCAAGCCCATGAAGCTTGGTGCCGTCGTGCTGGGCACTTCAACGGGCTTTGATCCCAGGGGCGACACCTCCAATGTGATTATCTACGCGAAGCACCTGGGCATCTCCATTGACGGCTCCCCATGGATGGGGGAGCGCCTCAACCTTTACGGCATCAACCCCGGCTCAATCGGCCTTTTCGTGGTCACCCACCTCCATGACGATCACTCCAATATCTTCAACATGATGATTAACGGCTACCGCTCGAGCATTGCGACGACAAATCTGATCTATCGCTCTTTTCTCGTCAAGGCCTCGAGCATTCTGAGCATCCCCATGGAAGATGTGGAGAAGCTCGTTCACTTTATCGAGCTCCGTCCCGGCGAGAAAAACAGCTGGTACTCCAACACGATCTCCTGTTTCTACACCATTCATCCCATCCCCACCATCGGTGTCATCATCAACGGCAAGATTCTTATCTCGGGTGACACGCTCTGGGGCAGGCCTCTTGACGGCCTTGTGGAGAAGGGGATCATTGAGCCGTCGTACCGGGATTTTCTGATGAATCTGCCCTTCAGGGAAGGCCTGGAGCTCATTCTCTTCGACGGCGGCGGCGGGCCAATCCACCCTGAGCCTGAAGAGCTCGCTGAGCTTCCCGACGAGGTGCGCCGCAGGATGTATCTCACCCACGTGGCGGAGCTGCCGCCTGCTCTGTGCTCCCGGGTCAACCTCGGGATGGCGGGGCAGATTTTTTCGCTGGAGGCAACCCGTGAGCAACTGGACTTTGAAGATGTGCTGGCCCTCTCGGAGTCAACGCTGATGAGGGGAGCGCCCCATGACTGGCTCAGGGTGTTCTGCAGCGAGGGAAAGGTGATAGAGAGAAAAGCCCACGAGGTGATAATTGACGAGTCGACCGGCGATGAGTGCTTCTATTTCCTTCTCCAGGGCACTCTCAAGGTGATCCGGGCAGGGGAGTTTGTCGCGAGGATTTATTCAGGCGACTATTTTGGCGAGATGATTTTTCTGGGCTCACACAAGAGGACGGCCACGATTATCTCCGAGTCATGCGTGAAGATCCTGGCCATCCCCCAGGAGGTCTTCCGATGCTTCATCCAGGATGAGAACGTGAAGAGGAGCCTTCTCAGGATCATGCAGGTGAGGCCGAATTTTTTCCATACCACGGTCTTTAACGATACTCCCGACAACTTTCTCCAGGAGATTATCATCCACAGCAGACAGCGTTTCTTTGACAAAGGAGAGGTGATCATAAGGGAAGGCGATATCGGTGATCATCTATACCTTATCCTGCGCGGATCGTGCACGGTCACGAAAAAAGGCCACGACAGGGAGATCCTCGTGGGGACACTGGAGAAGGACGATATTTTCGGAGAGATGGCCCTCCTTTCGGAGAGCAAGATACGGAGCGCCACGGTGACGGCCAGGGAGCCCACCGAAGTAGTGATCATATCACGGGAATATTTTTCCAGGATAATTACCGAGGTCCCCTCGGTGTTCTATAACCTGACAATCATCGCGGATGAGCGCCGCAGAAAGCATTTTGTCACTCTCTCAGAGAGGGAGTGA
- a CDS encoding PLP-dependent aminotransferase family protein produces the protein MIDLVKNYSTLGRRMKKSVIRELLALTNKPGIISFAGGLPTAAGFPVEELKDITLSVLNEEPEKALQYGETEGYPKLRKQLVEWMKREGLEITEANLLVTVASQQGLDLTMKLFVDPSDPVIVEMPSYVGGLQSLTSYGANMIGVPIDDDGIRIDILEKKLLDLKGEGEHYKLIYVVPDFQNPSGVTLSLERRRRLVEIAQDYQVIVIEDTPYRELRFEGEEHPSLYNLDRSGNVISLHTFSKILVPGLRIGWVVAHEDIIRKIAVAKQSVDLCTPNFTQAIAAEFMRRGLLAPHIEKIKVMYRQKRDVMLKALESYMPQVQGLRWTKPQGGLFLWVSLPEYIDADQMFYEAIEKKVAYVIGSAFHHDGSGKNTFRLNFSFPSEEEIDEGIKRLAEVIKGRLKKESFAVNSSQP, from the coding sequence ATGATAGACCTGGTGAAAAATTATTCAACTCTTGGGCGGCGCATGAAGAAGAGCGTAATCAGGGAGCTTCTGGCCCTTACCAACAAGCCCGGAATAATCTCTTTTGCAGGAGGGCTTCCCACTGCGGCAGGCTTCCCTGTTGAGGAGCTTAAGGATATCACACTTTCCGTGCTGAACGAGGAGCCTGAAAAGGCGCTCCAGTATGGTGAGACTGAAGGCTATCCCAAGCTCCGCAAGCAGCTTGTGGAATGGATGAAGAGGGAAGGCCTAGAGATAACTGAGGCCAACCTTCTTGTCACCGTGGCTTCTCAGCAGGGCCTCGATCTCACGATGAAATTATTTGTCGATCCCAGTGATCCTGTGATAGTTGAAATGCCGAGCTATGTAGGAGGCCTCCAGTCCCTCACCTCCTATGGCGCCAATATGATCGGGGTTCCCATCGATGATGACGGAATCAGGATCGATATCCTTGAGAAGAAGCTCCTGGACCTCAAGGGAGAGGGGGAGCATTACAAGCTCATATATGTAGTCCCGGATTTTCAGAATCCCTCGGGCGTCACGCTCAGCCTGGAGCGCCGCAGAAGGCTTGTTGAGATCGCCCAGGACTATCAGGTCATCGTCATAGAAGATACCCCTTACAGGGAGCTCCGCTTCGAGGGTGAAGAGCATCCTTCTCTTTACAACCTCGACAGATCGGGCAATGTAATATCGCTCCACACCTTTTCCAAGATACTGGTGCCCGGCCTGAGAATCGGGTGGGTCGTGGCTCATGAGGACATTATCAGGAAAATCGCCGTGGCCAAGCAGTCCGTCGATCTGTGCACTCCCAACTTCACGCAGGCCATTGCCGCCGAGTTCATGCGCAGGGGGCTTCTTGCGCCGCATATTGAAAAAATCAAAGTCATGTACCGTCAGAAGAGAGATGTCATGCTCAAGGCACTGGAGTCATACATGCCCCAGGTGCAGGGCCTCAGATGGACAAAACCCCAGGGCGGCCTTTTCCTCTGGGTGAGCCTCCCTGAATATATTGATGCCGACCAGATGTTCTATGAGGCCATTGAAAAGAAGGTGGCCTATGTGATAGGCTCGGCGTTCCATCATGATGGGAGCGGAAAGAACACCTTCAGGCTGAATTTCTCTTTCCCCTCGGAAGAGGAGATTGACGAGGGCATCAAGAGGCTTGCCGAGGTAATCAAGGGCCGCCTCAAGAAGGAATCTTTCGCCGTCAATTCTTCACAGCCTTAG
- the pelG gene encoding exopolysaccharide Pel transporter PelG, protein MAGIGFQLKNLLKEDRYTSDFKANLYALMLSSGPWIFAVICIAALNLIASRDMSSRDILFFRAIVVYVFAFSLVTTSLFQLTITRFISDKLFQREYGSLLPNFAGVMLLCGVVNFFVSWSYVAFLPMEFGLKVLSVVLFCTVGYQWIVMAFLGTVRDFVRITVIFLAGFVMSFVLAVLLGASLKVTGYLLGFTIGQMAVLLLLVERIVSEFPFGKNGIFEFTLYFKNYPTLVWAAFFYNLGFWVDKIIIWYSRLGFNIPSNSEPFFRGQYPYDSAAFLATLTIIPALSIFFLHVETNFYAGLRHYIQVILNKGTLIDIERQRRQMMNVLRTELSDVFKVQFLVTLIMVLIAPNFLESIGYLREVLLKTYILLLIGAFFQVMLLALVVLLWYLELLKESFVCIMVFFLANLVFNIVLVPSYAAHTVPLGTGYLAAAVIGVAVTFLVLRKRLGSLNYLTFMQKPLHEAQREMPKF, encoded by the coding sequence ATGGCCGGCATAGGATTCCAGCTTAAGAACCTTCTGAAGGAGGACCGCTACACCAGCGATTTCAAGGCGAACCTGTACGCCCTCATGCTCTCTTCAGGCCCCTGGATTTTTGCAGTCATTTGCATTGCGGCACTCAACCTCATTGCTTCCCGTGATATGTCCTCCAGGGACATCCTTTTTTTCAGAGCCATCGTGGTCTATGTCTTTGCCTTTTCCCTCGTCACCACAAGCCTCTTTCAGCTTACCATCACCCGTTTCATATCAGACAAGCTTTTTCAGAGAGAGTACGGCTCCCTTCTGCCGAATTTTGCGGGAGTGATGCTCCTCTGCGGCGTGGTGAACTTCTTTGTCTCGTGGTCCTATGTGGCCTTCCTCCCGATGGAATTCGGCCTGAAGGTCCTCTCGGTGGTGCTTTTCTGCACCGTGGGCTACCAGTGGATCGTGATGGCCTTCCTGGGCACGGTGAGGGATTTCGTGAGGATAACGGTCATTTTTCTGGCCGGCTTTGTCATGAGCTTCGTGCTGGCGGTCCTTCTGGGGGCATCGCTGAAAGTCACCGGGTACCTTCTTGGTTTCACGATAGGCCAGATGGCCGTGCTGCTCCTGCTTGTGGAGCGCATTGTCAGTGAGTTCCCCTTCGGGAAAAACGGTATTTTCGAGTTCACCCTCTATTTCAAAAACTATCCCACTCTCGTGTGGGCGGCATTCTTCTATAACCTGGGATTCTGGGTGGACAAGATCATCATCTGGTACTCCCGCCTCGGCTTTAATATCCCCAGTAACAGTGAGCCCTTCTTCCGGGGGCAGTATCCCTACGACTCGGCGGCATTTCTCGCGACCCTCACCATCATTCCCGCACTCTCCATTTTCTTTCTCCATGTGGAGACGAATTTTTACGCGGGGCTCCGCCATTACATCCAGGTAATCCTCAACAAGGGGACCTTGATCGATATAGAGCGCCAGAGGAGGCAGATGATGAATGTGCTCAGGACCGAGCTTTCCGATGTATTCAAGGTTCAGTTTCTCGTCACGCTCATCATGGTCCTTATTGCCCCGAATTTTCTCGAATCCATCGGGTATCTCAGGGAGGTGCTCCTCAAGACTTACATCCTGCTTCTCATAGGGGCTTTTTTCCAGGTCATGCTCCTGGCCCTGGTGGTGCTCCTCTGGTATCTTGAGCTCCTCAAAGAGTCTTTTGTCTGCATCATGGTCTTTTTCCTTGCCAACCTCGTGTTCAATATCGTCCTTGTGCCCTCTTATGCCGCCCATACAGTCCCGCTCGGCACAGGGTATCTTGCCGCCGCCGTCATCGGTGTGGCGGTGACGTTCCTTGTCCTGAGGAAGAGGCTCGGAAGCCTCAATTACCTCACCTTCATGCAGAAACCCCTCCATGAAGCGCAGCGTGAGATGCCCAAGTTCTGA
- the pelF gene encoding GT4 family glycosyltransferase PelF yields MAAKAVQENREERIDKVLSSIDVLDPTASMEEEGLLATLTGEEELHLLAERALKGNFKMRYLVLRHLAGFEYESAIRDMVLFLFDENDLIVSEARNALAGIESDYKYECLLPLIDASNPAVSLYAIEAMGKGEQVCAVIPLIEKLEAEHSDTVFNAIDALRLIGDPRSDEPVLACLAHREPNVRYAAAFYCGSRKLPQSCSRLISLADDVNDRVRLAAIWAMGQIPGTHCIESFTSAMRHERNINVRNELFRVLYKKGLLELLASLQGEPVCEPGDGENIKCISDWYFSFLFKEKKREEADICLVVEGSYPYVAGGVSSWVHDLMTSFHDRSFSVVHISTASSEIREFRYAFPPNVRYFNEIYLYEVPERRGRSLASKELKEKLTLIYEFLSTVRQADIQGFEKLIKGLGIPHHLDVGLQELLFSHEAWEFLVMLYDKYTPDLPFLEFSWSYRSIILPLFNLARSALPPARLFYSALTGYAGLACVLAKIEFGRPMMLTEHGIYHRERMLEINRSGWIYEREEDGYIARDISTGLKKVWIDMYYTMSSIAYRFADRITTLYGDNRLMQMEAGANPMKISIIPNGIESQVFSAVKDGQDREEYSTVALVGRVVAIKDIKTFIRACRIVREELGSLVKFKIMGPYDEEKEYADECFALVEMLGLGEVFSFTGNVDLREHLRNVDVMVLTSISEGQPLSLMEAMASGIPCVATNVGASRELLYGRNDEDRKIGHAGAITGVHSPYDTALQILKIVRDPQLGRKMGAAGKERIRRFYERRDVYKLYGAQFDSLISMAPWKKRSDIT; encoded by the coding sequence ATGGCAGCTAAGGCAGTGCAGGAAAATAGGGAGGAGAGGATTGACAAGGTCCTCAGCTCCATTGATGTCCTCGATCCCACGGCATCGATGGAAGAAGAGGGTCTCCTCGCGACGCTTACCGGAGAAGAAGAGCTCCATCTTCTTGCAGAGCGCGCCTTGAAGGGCAATTTCAAAATGCGCTACCTGGTGCTGCGTCATCTGGCGGGCTTCGAATATGAATCGGCCATAAGGGACATGGTGCTCTTCCTTTTTGACGAAAATGACCTGATAGTGAGCGAGGCCCGGAATGCCCTGGCGGGAATAGAGTCTGATTATAAGTATGAATGCCTCCTCCCCCTCATTGACGCCTCAAACCCGGCAGTCTCCCTCTATGCCATCGAGGCGATGGGAAAGGGGGAACAGGTCTGTGCCGTCATCCCCCTCATCGAGAAGCTGGAGGCGGAGCACAGCGACACAGTCTTCAATGCCATCGATGCCCTTCGGCTCATTGGCGATCCCCGCTCTGACGAGCCGGTCCTGGCCTGCCTCGCCCACAGGGAGCCCAATGTGAGGTATGCCGCAGCCTTCTACTGCGGGAGCCGGAAGCTTCCTCAATCCTGCTCCCGCCTGATAAGCCTTGCGGATGACGTGAACGACAGGGTGAGGCTCGCCGCAATCTGGGCCATGGGGCAGATCCCCGGAACGCACTGCATAGAGAGCTTCACCAGCGCGATGAGGCATGAGAGGAACATTAATGTGAGGAACGAGCTCTTCAGGGTCCTTTACAAGAAGGGGCTTCTGGAGCTGCTGGCGAGTCTCCAGGGGGAGCCTGTCTGTGAACCTGGCGACGGGGAAAATATCAAATGCATCTCAGATTGGTATTTCTCCTTTCTCTTCAAGGAGAAAAAGAGGGAGGAGGCTGACATCTGCCTTGTCGTCGAGGGGAGCTATCCCTATGTGGCCGGCGGCGTCTCCTCCTGGGTCCACGATTTGATGACCTCCTTCCACGACCGCTCCTTTTCGGTGGTTCATATATCGACGGCAAGCTCAGAGATAAGGGAGTTTCGATACGCATTCCCACCGAATGTCCGTTATTTCAATGAAATCTATCTTTACGAGGTGCCTGAGCGCCGTGGAAGGAGCCTTGCATCAAAGGAGCTGAAGGAGAAGCTCACCTTGATTTATGAGTTTCTCTCCACCGTCAGGCAGGCTGATATCCAGGGCTTTGAAAAACTGATAAAGGGGCTTGGAATTCCCCACCACCTTGACGTGGGCCTCCAGGAGCTCTTGTTTTCCCATGAGGCCTGGGAATTCCTCGTCATGCTCTATGACAAGTACACTCCCGATCTCCCCTTTCTTGAATTCAGCTGGTCATACCGCTCAATTATCCTGCCCCTTTTTAACCTGGCGAGATCAGCCCTTCCCCCCGCACGCCTCTTTTACAGCGCCCTCACGGGCTACGCGGGCTTGGCATGCGTCCTTGCGAAGATCGAGTTCGGGCGGCCCATGATGCTTACCGAGCATGGAATCTATCACAGGGAGCGGATGCTGGAGATAAACAGGTCGGGGTGGATATACGAGAGGGAAGAGGACGGCTATATCGCCCGTGACATCTCCACAGGCCTGAAGAAGGTGTGGATAGACATGTATTATACCATGAGCAGCATCGCCTACCGCTTTGCCGACAGGATCACCACCCTTTACGGCGACAACAGGCTTATGCAGATGGAGGCGGGGGCCAATCCCATGAAGATCTCCATAATTCCCAATGGAATTGAGTCCCAGGTATTCAGCGCCGTTAAGGACGGCCAGGACAGGGAGGAATATTCCACTGTGGCCCTCGTGGGGAGGGTCGTGGCCATCAAGGATATCAAGACCTTTATCAGGGCCTGCAGGATTGTCCGCGAGGAGCTGGGCTCCCTTGTGAAATTCAAGATCATGGGTCCCTATGACGAAGAAAAGGAGTACGCCGATGAGTGCTTCGCCCTTGTGGAGATGCTGGGCCTGGGCGAGGTCTTCAGCTTTACGGGGAACGTGGACCTTCGGGAGCATCTCAGGAACGTCGATGTGATGGTCCTCACCAGCATAAGCGAGGGGCAGCCCCTCTCCCTCATGGAGGCCATGGCCTCGGGCATTCCATGTGTGGCGACAAACGTGGGTGCTTCGCGGGAGCTGCTTTATGGCAGAAACGACGAGGACAGGAAAATAGGCCATGCAGGCGCCATCACGGGCGTTCATTCCCCCTATGACACGGCCCTGCAGATTTTGAAGATTGTCAGGGATCCGCAGCTCGGCAGGAAGATGGGCGCGGCGGGCAAGGAGAGGATAAGGCGCTTCTATGAGCGCCGCGACGTGTACAAGCTTTACGGGGCGCAGTTTGACTCTCTCATTTCCATGGCGCCCTGGAAAAAACGTTCCGATATTACCTGA